From Mytilus edulis chromosome 9, xbMytEdul2.2, whole genome shotgun sequence, the proteins below share one genomic window:
- the LOC139490283 gene encoding uncharacterized protein: MEHAHYKRMLKLFQLCGKPALLKILDEYLKENMLSFSVLLDRHKHRVLHLYRLPGACCPNAINCKSPEKLPLVRSQWLILYDDTKNPHCNKVTCVCNVITNHVRASHLDFYILSLLMVTFVAGNSDVMPSIRGLHRECRLCEFMRPKKISNEAFETKWKNASEYLRKLGVTKKQIEEVRTMPVEDIPEYEQPETCQVKWRHRFLKCRIVAYILATLVIIGVPLGIGLAVALT, from the exons atggaACATGCCCACTACAAACGGATGCTGAAATTGTTTCAGTTATGTGGAAAGCCAGCCTTGCTGAAAATATTAGACGAATATCTAAAAGAAAATATGTTATCGTTTTCGGTTTTACTTGATCGTCACAAACATCGGGTTCTTCACTTATACAGACTACCGGGTGCTTGTTGTCCAAACGCCATCAACTGCAAGAGTCCAGAGAAGCTTCCGCTTGTGAGAAGTCAATGGCTTATCTTGTACGACGACACAAAAAATCCACATTGTAACAAAGTGACGTGCGTGTGTAATGTTATAACGAACCATGTTCGTGCATCTCATTTAGACTTTTACATACTTTCTTTATTGATGGTGACTTTCGTTGCCGGTAATTCAGACGTTATGCCCAGTATACGAGGTCTTCATCGAGAATGTAGACTCTGTGAATTTATGAGACCTAAAAAGATAAGCAACGAAGCATTTGAAACTAAATGGAAAAATGCGTCAGAATACCTTCGAAAACTTGGTGTTACTAAAAAACAGATTGAAGAAGTGAGAACAATGCCAGTAGAAGATATACCGGAATATGAGCAACCTGAAACATGCCAAGTG aaatggAGACACCGCTTTCTCAAATGTAGAATAGTAGCCTATATACTGGCT ACATTAGTTATTATTGGAGTCCCACTAGGTATTGGACTGGCTGTCGCTCTAACAT GA
- the LOC139487885 gene encoding interaptin-like isoform X1 — translation MASEIEQDTSNRTKEKAVKTIELIKSFTGELPKDFRLIADIQELIENTIHQRSLSTRGDECHLTTIATDDGSLFEKLSDWSTLPSVEKNNHKNFLEENYSPEDLQLAYDEYFARHGRIPALRDFRVFILQWQGRPRKNCLVEMQQKNIDLESDNSNLNLNQENFRLALDHAVHVSTEQQNQLQNLITDRVNLQRRFEQAIDTAEQLNTINVQHVTNNGLLQNECTRLIGENNQVNTRCNRLHQDNRRKDMQIVGLDKEIVQLIVQVAEKETNLKQKDTTIEHLTSQNEQQSTTIEQQGTTIEQKDTTIEHLTSQNKEKDGKIKDMKCMNKKLYSDLQEKQELCVEKDRQLKKQCLVIDELHVEMSATNERLANLEKGLEKKNKHISEQDKMISDLNDKVQSQDKVNQDLFEQLLELKNMLLTVNQRQEAAESNKKTSSS, via the exons ATGGCGTCTG AAATTGAACAAGATACAAGTAACAGGACAAAAGAGAAAGCAGTAAAGACCATTGAGTTGATAAAGTCATTTACTG GTGAACTGCCTAAAGATTTCAGACTGATTGCTGATATAcaagaattgatagaaaacacCATTCATCAGAGATCACTAAGCACAAGGGGTGATGAATGTCATCTAACCACCATAGCAACAGATGATGGATCACTGTTTGAGAAATTATCtg ATTGGTCAACATTACCATCCGTAGAAAAAAATAACCACAAAAACTTTCTAGAGGAGAATTATTCACCTGAAGACTTGCAGTTGGCTTATGATGAATACTTTGCAAGACATg GAAGAATACCTGCTTTACGAGACTTCAGAGTTTTCATTCTACAGTGGCAAGGTAGGCCAAGGAAGAATTGTCTAG ttgaaATGCAACAGAAAAACATAGACCTAGAATCCGACAACAGTAATTTGAATCTTAACCAAGAGAATTTCAGATTAGCATTAGATCATGCTGTGCATGTTTCAACGGAACAACAGAACCAGCTTCAGAATCTGATCACAGACCGTGTGAACTTACAGAGGCGATTTGAACAGGCTATAGATACTGCTGAACAATTAAATACAATTAATGTACAACATGTTACTAATAATGGTCTATTGCAAAACGAGTGTACAAGGCTCATTGGAGAGAATAATCAAGTAAATACAAGATGTAATAGGTTACATCAAGATAATAGAAGAAAGGACATGCAAATTGTTGGTCTTGACAAAGAAATTGTTCAGTTGATTGTACAAGTAGCTGAAAAGGAAACTaacttaaaacaaaaagacactacCATAGAACATCTGACATCACAGAATGAACAACAAAGCACAACCATTGAACAGCAAGGCACAACCATTGAACAAAAAGACACTACCATTGAACATCTGACATCACAGAATAAGGAAAAAGATGGTAAAATTAAAGACATGAAGTGCATGAACAAAAAACTTTATAGTGATCTCCAAGAAAAACAAGAATTGTGTGTAGAAAAAGATAGGCAGCTTAAAAAACAATGTCTAGTCATTGATGAGTTACATGTGGAAATGAGTGCTACGAATGAAAGACTTGCAAATCTGGAAAAAGGtcttgaaaagaaaaataaacatatcaGTGAACAAGATAAAATGATCAGTGATTTAAATGATAAAGTACAATCTCAGGACAAAGTAAACCAAGATCTGTTTGAACAGTTACTGGAGTTAAAAAACat GTTACTAACTGTGAACCAGCGACAAGAGGCAGCAGAATCAAACAAGAAAACCTCTTCATCATGA
- the LOC139487885 gene encoding putative leucine-rich repeat-containing protein DDB_G0290503 isoform X2, producing the protein MASEIEQDTSNRTKEKAVKTIELIKSFTGELPKDFRLIADIQELIENTIHQRSLSTRGDECHLTTIATDDGSLFEKLSDWSTLPSVEKNNHKNFLEENYSPEDLQLAYDEYFARHGRIPALRDFRVFILQWQVEMQQKNIDLESDNSNLNLNQENFRLALDHAVHVSTEQQNQLQNLITDRVNLQRRFEQAIDTAEQLNTINVQHVTNNGLLQNECTRLIGENNQVNTRCNRLHQDNRRKDMQIVGLDKEIVQLIVQVAEKETNLKQKDTTIEHLTSQNEQQSTTIEQQGTTIEQKDTTIEHLTSQNKEKDGKIKDMKCMNKKLYSDLQEKQELCVEKDRQLKKQCLVIDELHVEMSATNERLANLEKGLEKKNKHISEQDKMISDLNDKVQSQDKVNQDLFEQLLELKNMLLTVNQRQEAAESNKKTSSS; encoded by the exons ATGGCGTCTG AAATTGAACAAGATACAAGTAACAGGACAAAAGAGAAAGCAGTAAAGACCATTGAGTTGATAAAGTCATTTACTG GTGAACTGCCTAAAGATTTCAGACTGATTGCTGATATAcaagaattgatagaaaacacCATTCATCAGAGATCACTAAGCACAAGGGGTGATGAATGTCATCTAACCACCATAGCAACAGATGATGGATCACTGTTTGAGAAATTATCtg ATTGGTCAACATTACCATCCGTAGAAAAAAATAACCACAAAAACTTTCTAGAGGAGAATTATTCACCTGAAGACTTGCAGTTGGCTTATGATGAATACTTTGCAAGACATg GAAGAATACCTGCTTTACGAGACTTCAGAGTTTTCATTCTACAGTGGCAAG ttgaaATGCAACAGAAAAACATAGACCTAGAATCCGACAACAGTAATTTGAATCTTAACCAAGAGAATTTCAGATTAGCATTAGATCATGCTGTGCATGTTTCAACGGAACAACAGAACCAGCTTCAGAATCTGATCACAGACCGTGTGAACTTACAGAGGCGATTTGAACAGGCTATAGATACTGCTGAACAATTAAATACAATTAATGTACAACATGTTACTAATAATGGTCTATTGCAAAACGAGTGTACAAGGCTCATTGGAGAGAATAATCAAGTAAATACAAGATGTAATAGGTTACATCAAGATAATAGAAGAAAGGACATGCAAATTGTTGGTCTTGACAAAGAAATTGTTCAGTTGATTGTACAAGTAGCTGAAAAGGAAACTaacttaaaacaaaaagacactacCATAGAACATCTGACATCACAGAATGAACAACAAAGCACAACCATTGAACAGCAAGGCACAACCATTGAACAAAAAGACACTACCATTGAACATCTGACATCACAGAATAAGGAAAAAGATGGTAAAATTAAAGACATGAAGTGCATGAACAAAAAACTTTATAGTGATCTCCAAGAAAAACAAGAATTGTGTGTAGAAAAAGATAGGCAGCTTAAAAAACAATGTCTAGTCATTGATGAGTTACATGTGGAAATGAGTGCTACGAATGAAAGACTTGCAAATCTGGAAAAAGGtcttgaaaagaaaaataaacatatcaGTGAACAAGATAAAATGATCAGTGATTTAAATGATAAAGTACAATCTCAGGACAAAGTAAACCAAGATCTGTTTGAACAGTTACTGGAGTTAAAAAACat GTTACTAACTGTGAACCAGCGACAAGAGGCAGCAGAATCAAACAAGAAAACCTCTTCATCATGA